A single genomic interval of Streptomyces graminofaciens harbors:
- a CDS encoding restriction endonuclease: protein MSRRSNGLVGIWAEAQRQQQRQSEARARQQREYERQQRAYQRDLARNQREQQQAYRQQREADARRRTEELDAQVAVLQGLLAAGCRAPAFRAASLARSERLEPFAPGVLAQPVPMPDPNHYQPQGGGWSAARRAQAQAEARARFEHDWHAAQAAEAQRQRQLAQYQRQYREWADAQLAEIRRHNAGITEMTTALRGGTDPETAVEYFSAALYASAAWPEGFPRQVSAAYDAAARQLVLDWELPRFDVVPEAKAVKYVSSTDQEKETARPVTQRRALYRDVLAQCVLLVLHDLFAADGFGALESVVLNGFVDDHDPATGRRTQIFLATVLATRPVFSDLHLEQVNAVDCLTDGLRGQLSARPDQRTAVRPGRRPDEVGNGVVTHGGDEEPDLLEMDPLAFESLVAELFRAMGMQAVTTERSGDGGVDVDALDPTPIRGGKIVVQVKRYRNTVPPTAVRDLYGTVQDAGANKGVLVTTSKFGPGSHTFASGKPLELVSGTELVDLLHRHGLRGRLGDGGSTGSRGVPAQRQPDEGRTGGTDDHSVLGMSWSGPVALDVCALVCHGNRVLSDDHFVFFNNLQTPDGTVRALPAAAPDKAAIRVAFDALPEGADRLVLVAAVDPAVNPEADLSGFTDACIRLLDAARTEQGRLDVSDGRAGETALVLGSFRRRAGGDWDFVLGGKGYGGGLEELVQDYGIVVA, encoded by the coding sequence ATGAGTCGTCGCTCCAACGGTTTGGTCGGTATCTGGGCCGAGGCCCAGCGGCAGCAGCAGCGCCAGTCGGAGGCGCGGGCCAGGCAGCAACGGGAGTACGAGCGACAGCAGCGCGCGTACCAGCGCGATCTGGCGCGCAACCAGCGTGAGCAGCAGCAGGCGTACCGGCAGCAGCGCGAGGCGGACGCCCGGCGGCGTACGGAGGAGCTGGACGCGCAGGTCGCCGTCCTGCAGGGGCTGTTGGCCGCCGGCTGCCGGGCCCCGGCGTTCCGGGCGGCCTCCCTGGCCCGCTCCGAGCGGCTGGAGCCCTTCGCCCCCGGTGTGCTCGCCCAGCCGGTGCCCATGCCCGACCCCAACCACTACCAGCCGCAGGGCGGCGGCTGGAGCGCGGCCCGGCGGGCCCAGGCCCAGGCCGAGGCGCGCGCCCGCTTCGAGCACGACTGGCACGCGGCCCAGGCCGCCGAGGCCCAGCGGCAGCGGCAACTCGCCCAGTACCAGCGGCAGTACCGGGAATGGGCCGACGCCCAGCTGGCGGAGATCCGCCGCCACAACGCGGGCATCACCGAGATGACGACGGCCCTGCGGGGCGGCACCGACCCGGAGACCGCCGTCGAGTACTTCTCCGCCGCCCTCTACGCCTCCGCCGCCTGGCCGGAGGGCTTCCCCCGCCAGGTGTCCGCGGCCTACGACGCGGCCGCCCGCCAGCTCGTCCTCGACTGGGAGCTGCCCCGTTTCGACGTCGTCCCCGAGGCGAAGGCGGTGAAGTACGTGTCCTCCACCGACCAGGAGAAGGAGACGGCCCGCCCGGTCACCCAGCGCCGCGCGCTGTACCGGGACGTGCTGGCCCAGTGCGTCCTGCTGGTCCTGCACGACCTCTTCGCGGCCGACGGCTTCGGCGCCCTGGAGTCGGTCGTGCTGAACGGCTTCGTCGACGACCACGACCCGGCCACCGGCCGCCGGACCCAGATCTTCCTGGCCACCGTCCTGGCCACGCGGCCGGTCTTCTCCGACCTGCACCTGGAACAGGTGAACGCCGTCGACTGCCTCACGGACGGCCTCCGGGGCCAGCTCTCCGCCCGCCCGGACCAGCGGACCGCCGTACGACCGGGCCGCAGGCCGGACGAGGTGGGCAACGGCGTGGTCACCCACGGCGGCGACGAGGAGCCCGACCTGCTGGAGATGGACCCGCTCGCCTTCGAGTCCCTGGTCGCGGAACTGTTCCGGGCCATGGGCATGCAGGCGGTGACGACCGAGCGCTCGGGCGACGGTGGGGTCGACGTCGACGCCCTCGATCCCACCCCCATCCGGGGCGGCAAGATCGTCGTCCAGGTCAAGCGCTACCGCAACACCGTCCCGCCGACCGCCGTACGGGACCTGTACGGCACCGTCCAGGACGCCGGCGCCAACAAGGGCGTCCTGGTGACGACGTCCAAGTTCGGCCCCGGCTCGCACACCTTCGCGAGCGGCAAGCCCCTGGAGCTCGTCTCCGGCACCGAACTCGTCGACCTGCTGCACCGGCACGGGCTGAGGGGGCGGCTGGGTGACGGTGGGTCCACCGGGTCGCGTGGGGTTCCGGCTCAGCGGCAACCCGACGAGGGGCGTACGGGCGGCACCGACGACCACAGCGTGCTGGGCATGTCCTGGTCCGGCCCGGTCGCCCTGGACGTCTGCGCGCTCGTCTGCCACGGCAACCGGGTGCTCAGCGACGACCACTTCGTCTTCTTCAACAACCTGCAGACCCCCGACGGCACGGTCCGCGCCCTGCCCGCCGCCGCGCCGGACAAGGCCGCGATCCGGGTCGCCTTCGACGCCCTCCCGGAGGGCGCCGACCGGCTCGTACTGGTGGCGGCGGTCGACCCGGCCGTCAACCCCGAGGCCGACCTGTCCGGCTTCACCGACGCCTGCATCCGCCTGCTGGACGCCGCCCGGACCGAACAGGGCCGGCTCGACGTCTCCGACGGCCGCGCGGGCGAGACGGCCCTGGTCCTCGGCTCGTTCCGCCGTCGCGCGGGCGGCGACTGGGACTTCGTCCTCGGCGGCAAGGGCTACGGGGGCGGCCTGGAGGAGCTGGTCCAGGACTACGGCATCGTCGTGGCGTAG
- a CDS encoding N-acetylmuramoyl-L-alanine amidase translates to MSYVGPDFDPPQPRRSPLRRPLTVTVAALVVGAVVGLGVWQAVGDSGDGSGTNSAAGRSPHPTPTTAPSATPSPSDDAKDADETKAASPTPSGSSASGPAASGPLKGKVVVIDPGHNPGNFQHTTEINRQVNIGTGMKECDTTGTSTNNGYTEAKFTLDVSRRVRTILEQQGATVKFTQDGARAWGPCIDERARIGNEAKADAVVSIHADGSAAGNRGFHVILPGSVHKGAADTRPIVASSRELGERIAGNFVRATGSAPSNYVGERTGLVTRQDLGGLNLSTVPKVFIECGNMRDTNDAALLTSGAWRQKAAQGISEGIVSFLRG, encoded by the coding sequence GTGTCGTACGTAGGCCCGGACTTCGATCCGCCCCAGCCCCGCCGTTCCCCCTTGCGCCGCCCGCTGACCGTGACGGTGGCCGCGCTCGTGGTGGGGGCGGTGGTCGGGCTGGGCGTCTGGCAGGCGGTGGGCGACTCCGGCGACGGATCCGGGACGAACAGCGCGGCGGGCAGGTCACCGCACCCGACCCCGACGACCGCGCCCTCGGCAACCCCGAGCCCCTCGGACGACGCCAAGGACGCGGACGAGACCAAGGCTGCGAGCCCTACCCCGTCGGGATCCTCCGCCTCCGGGCCCGCCGCCTCGGGCCCTCTCAAGGGCAAGGTCGTCGTGATCGACCCGGGCCACAACCCGGGGAACTTCCAGCACACCACCGAGATCAACCGCCAGGTGAACATCGGCACGGGCATGAAGGAGTGCGACACCACGGGGACGTCCACCAACAACGGCTACACGGAAGCCAAGTTCACGCTGGACGTGTCACGGCGCGTGCGGACGATCCTCGAACAGCAGGGCGCCACGGTGAAGTTCACCCAGGACGGCGCCCGGGCGTGGGGCCCGTGCATCGACGAGCGGGCCCGGATCGGCAACGAGGCGAAGGCGGACGCCGTCGTCTCCATCCACGCGGACGGCTCGGCGGCCGGCAACCGCGGCTTCCATGTGATCCTGCCGGGCTCGGTGCACAAGGGCGCGGCGGACACCAGGCCGATCGTCGCCTCCTCACGCGAACTCGGCGAGCGCATCGCGGGCAATTTTGTTCGCGCCACGGGCAGCGCGCCCTCCAACTATGTTGGCGAACGTACCGGTCTCGTCACACGTCAGGACCTGGGCGGTCTCAATCTGTCAACGGTTCCCAAGGTGTTCATCGAGTGCGGCAACATGCGCGATACCAATGACGCGGCACTGTTGACCAGTGGTGCCTGGAGGCAGAAGGCGGCGCAGGGAATCTCTGAGGGAATCGTGAGTTTCCTGCGGGGGTAG
- a CDS encoding alpha/beta fold hydrolase, with product MSLTEAELPYPDYDFAPHWFEHVEHGGARQHYLDEGEGAPLLMLHGNPSWSYMWRHLVRDLRADHRCIVPDHIGMGRSDRPDESVYAYTAATRLADLERLVRHLVTERGLPSRGWTLVGHDWGGIIGMAAARRRPAWLSRIVMLNSAAFPLPPGHRLPWYLRLIRGGGRPPAWFTHRTNAFALAASRLGVTTALPAPVRRAYVAPYRDRRQRLAVLRFIQDIPLTSADPAWPLIDVGPVEAPEMSALPMLVCWGGRDPVFDHRFLAEWLRRFPAAEVQLFPHAGHFVQEDAREEVIAQVREFLGRSTEGRS from the coding sequence GTGTCGCTGACCGAGGCCGAACTCCCTTATCCCGACTATGACTTCGCCCCCCACTGGTTCGAGCACGTCGAACACGGTGGTGCGCGTCAGCACTACCTCGACGAGGGGGAGGGCGCCCCGCTGCTCATGCTGCACGGCAACCCCAGCTGGAGCTACATGTGGCGGCATCTGGTGCGGGACCTGCGCGCCGACCACCGGTGCATCGTCCCCGACCACATCGGCATGGGCCGGTCCGACCGCCCCGACGAGTCCGTCTACGCCTACACCGCTGCCACCCGCCTGGCGGACCTGGAGCGTCTGGTGCGGCACCTGGTGACCGAACGGGGCCTGCCGTCCCGGGGCTGGACCCTGGTCGGCCACGACTGGGGCGGAATCATCGGCATGGCCGCGGCGCGCCGCCGGCCCGCATGGCTGTCCCGCATCGTCATGCTCAACTCCGCGGCCTTCCCGCTGCCGCCCGGCCACCGCCTGCCGTGGTACCTGCGGCTGATCCGCGGCGGAGGCCGCCCGCCGGCCTGGTTCACGCACCGCACCAACGCCTTCGCCCTGGCCGCGTCCCGCCTGGGGGTGACGACCGCGCTGCCCGCGCCGGTACGCCGTGCCTATGTGGCCCCGTATCGCGACAGGCGTCAGCGGCTGGCGGTGCTGCGGTTCATCCAGGACATCCCGCTGACCTCCGCCGACCCGGCGTGGCCGCTGATCGACGTGGGCCCCGTCGAGGCACCGGAGATGTCAGCACTGCCCATGCTGGTGTGCTGGGGCGGCCGGGACCCGGTCTTCGACCACCGCTTCCTCGCCGAGTGGCTGCGCCGCTTCCCCGCCGCCGAGGTGCAACTGTTCCCCCACGCCGGGCACTTCGTCCAGGAGGACGCCCGCGAGGAAGTCATCGCCCAGGTGCGGGAGTTCCTCGGCCGTTCCACGGAAGGGCGGAGCTGA
- a CDS encoding acyl carrier protein — MNDSATAALDITASTDITDFPDSDTYDLVRAALTSTFRIPEDELSPDVTLEQLELDSLALAELILVLEESLGVKADGELATRTTTLAEVSAHLDELRAPTGAAGR; from the coding sequence ATGAACGACTCCGCCACTGCCGCTCTCGACATCACCGCCTCCACCGACATCACCGACTTCCCCGACAGCGACACCTACGACCTCGTCCGCGCCGCACTCACCTCCACCTTCCGCATCCCCGAGGACGAGCTGTCGCCGGACGTCACCCTGGAGCAGCTCGAACTCGACTCCCTCGCACTGGCCGAACTCATCCTGGTCCTCGAAGAGAGCCTCGGCGTGAAGGCCGACGGCGAGCTCGCGACCCGGACCACGACGCTCGCCGAGGTGTCCGCCCACCTCGACGAGCTGCGCGCGCCGACCGGGGCGGCGGGCCGATGA
- a CDS encoding NAD-dependent epimerase/dehydratase family protein encodes MKILVTGGSGFLGAEVCRHLVARGHEVRSLQRGHRALPPHGAEAVLGDLRDTAAVADAVRGCDAVVHTAALADVWGPRRDFAAVNIAGTAAVLDACRRHGVTRLVHCSSASVVFAGKDLEGVDESAPYPRRFLAPYPWSKARAEQLVLAANSPRLATVSLRPHLIWGDGDPHLLPGLRAAVRRGRLPLPGTGANRVDTVHVSDAAEAHVLAVEKLTADSPLAGTSYFITQGRPCTLAATVRGLLAHHDITAEIRSIPAVAARTAAALLEATAKATRSRRPLLTRFLAAELTRSHWFDITAARRDLTYTPTAHSWHPWETPTPVD; translated from the coding sequence GTGAAGATTCTCGTCACCGGCGGCAGCGGGTTCCTCGGCGCGGAGGTCTGTCGACACCTCGTGGCCCGGGGGCACGAGGTGCGTTCCCTGCAACGCGGCCACCGGGCGCTGCCGCCGCACGGGGCCGAGGCCGTGTTGGGCGACCTCCGAGATACCGCGGCGGTCGCGGACGCCGTACGCGGGTGTGACGCCGTCGTGCACACGGCCGCGCTGGCGGACGTGTGGGGGCCGCGACGCGACTTCGCGGCCGTCAACATCGCGGGGACCGCGGCCGTGCTCGACGCATGCCGGCGGCATGGCGTGACCCGGTTGGTGCACTGCTCCAGCGCCAGCGTGGTCTTCGCCGGGAAGGACCTGGAGGGTGTCGACGAGTCCGCCCCGTATCCCCGGCGGTTCCTCGCCCCCTATCCATGGTCCAAGGCACGGGCGGAGCAACTGGTCCTGGCCGCCAACAGCCCCCGGCTGGCCACCGTGTCCCTCCGCCCCCACCTGATCTGGGGCGACGGCGATCCGCATCTCCTGCCGGGCCTGCGCGCCGCCGTCCGACGGGGGCGGCTGCCGCTGCCCGGAACGGGCGCGAACCGCGTGGACACCGTCCATGTCTCCGACGCCGCCGAGGCACACGTACTGGCCGTGGAAAAACTGACGGCGGACTCCCCCTTGGCGGGAACGAGTTACTTCATCACCCAGGGCCGCCCCTGCACGCTCGCGGCCACCGTCCGCGGTCTGCTCGCCCACCACGACATCACCGCGGAGATCCGCAGCATCCCCGCCGTGGCCGCACGCACCGCCGCCGCACTCCTCGAAGCCACGGCCAAGGCGACACGAAGCCGCCGCCCCCTCCTGACCCGCTTCCTGGCCGCCGAACTCACCCGGTCCCACTGGTTCGACATCACCGCAGCCCGCCGCGACCTCACCTACACCCCGACCGCCCACTCATGGCACCCCTGGGAAACACCAACGCCAGTCGATTAG
- a CDS encoding fatty acid CoA ligase family protein, producing the protein MSSPTESPNTTSVADTGVGLLGRLAHWRRSTPTDVVLDTFGGRHRERITYAGLYARCLRTADALAAAGIGPGTRAVVMTRRPMDLLTTVYALSALGACAVLIDPGLPREALRRCLEEVAPQAFVGEPLAHAARVLRRWAPGVRTLVSTGTGPGPWPTIATLARTAPRTSSTATDDCTALIAYTSGSTGTPKGVVYTNEQLVRQCAATGDVLGARPGTAMLVGFLPFALGGPALGVTVVIPRMDFRRPGRARRDNLLRAVTATNATCLLGSPALMTVVAGDGREEAALAGVRSVATFGAPLEYGLLDRLTATLSDEAVIRSVYGATESLPVSAVDGADLRAARAASERGGGRCVGRPVPSMRVEIIPADAGPIAHWSEVEPLSAHVVGEITVRGPSVSRTYYGRPHADTQAKIPEGRHVWHRTGDLGHTDDQGNLWYCGRKIHAVPTTDGPLYTECVEPACNTVAGVRRTALVDAGDDRHTLPTLCVETDGPRRGAERSRIVTDLRRTLATLERGAQVRAIVFHPTGFPVDIRHNSKIERGTLGRWARRRLAGEAMAAGTAEGPMTTENPESPEGPE; encoded by the coding sequence ATGTCGTCCCCCACCGAGTCCCCCAACACAACCTCCGTGGCCGACACGGGAGTCGGGCTGCTGGGCCGACTCGCGCACTGGCGGCGGTCCACGCCCACCGATGTCGTACTCGACACGTTCGGAGGCCGGCACCGGGAACGGATCACGTACGCAGGTCTGTACGCCCGCTGCCTGCGCACGGCGGACGCGTTGGCCGCCGCGGGCATCGGGCCGGGGACGCGTGCGGTGGTGATGACCCGCCGCCCGATGGACCTGCTCACCACGGTGTACGCGCTGTCCGCCCTCGGGGCCTGCGCCGTGCTGATCGACCCCGGGCTGCCCCGTGAGGCGCTGCGCCGGTGTCTGGAGGAGGTCGCCCCGCAGGCATTCGTGGGAGAACCGCTCGCCCATGCGGCACGCGTGCTGCGCCGCTGGGCACCCGGTGTACGCACACTGGTCTCCACCGGAACCGGCCCAGGGCCCTGGCCGACGATCGCCACCCTGGCCCGTACGGCACCGCGTACGTCGTCGACCGCCACCGACGACTGCACGGCCCTGATCGCCTATACCTCGGGCTCCACGGGCACACCGAAGGGCGTCGTCTACACCAACGAACAGCTGGTGCGTCAGTGCGCCGCCACGGGCGACGTGCTCGGCGCGCGGCCCGGAACCGCGATGCTCGTCGGTTTCCTGCCCTTCGCCCTGGGCGGCCCGGCGCTCGGGGTCACCGTGGTCATCCCCCGGATGGACTTCCGCAGACCGGGCCGGGCTCGCCGTGACAACCTGCTCCGGGCGGTGACGGCGACGAACGCGACCTGTCTGCTCGGCTCCCCGGCACTCATGACCGTGGTCGCCGGAGACGGCCGCGAGGAAGCGGCCCTCGCCGGCGTACGGTCGGTCGCCACGTTCGGCGCCCCGCTGGAGTACGGCCTCCTGGACCGCCTCACCGCCACGCTGTCCGACGAGGCCGTGATCCGCAGTGTGTACGGCGCCACCGAGAGCCTTCCCGTGAGCGCGGTCGACGGCGCGGACCTGCGCGCCGCGCGCGCCGCGTCCGAAAGGGGCGGCGGTCGGTGCGTGGGCCGGCCGGTGCCGTCCATGCGGGTGGAGATCATCCCGGCCGACGCCGGACCGATCGCCCACTGGTCCGAGGTCGAGCCGCTGTCCGCACACGTCGTCGGCGAGATCACCGTACGCGGCCCATCGGTCAGCCGGACCTACTACGGCCGCCCGCACGCCGACACCCAGGCGAAGATCCCCGAAGGCCGCCACGTCTGGCACCGCACGGGCGACCTCGGCCACACGGACGACCAAGGCAACCTCTGGTACTGCGGACGCAAGATCCACGCCGTCCCCACCACCGACGGCCCCCTCTACACCGAATGCGTCGAACCGGCCTGCAACACGGTCGCCGGCGTCCGCCGCACCGCACTGGTCGACGCCGGCGACGACCGGCACACCCTGCCCACGCTGTGCGTGGAAACCGACGGCCCGCGCCGCGGCGCCGAGCGAAGCCGGATCGTCACGGACCTGCGCCGGACCCTCGCCACGCTGGAACGCGGTGCCCAGGTCCGGGCGATCGTCTTCCATCCCACCGGGTTCCCCGTCGACATCCGCCACAACTCGAAGATCGAGAGGGGCACGCTCGGCCGGTGGGCACGGCGTCGTCTGGCGGGGGAAGCCATGGCGGCGGGGACGGCGGAGGGCCCCATGACCACGGAGAACCCCGAGAGCCCGGAAGGCCCCGAGTGA
- a CDS encoding class I SAM-dependent methyltransferase has translation MPAAPKPEILAAFEAAKGFMPVGEGLALYEAAVEAGRLGLPLLEVGTYCGRSTILLAAAAREAGVTAITVDHHRGSEEQQPGWEYHDPSTVDPEVGRMDTLPTFRRTLHKAGLEDHVVAVVGRSPQVAAFWGTPLAFVFVDGGHTDEHATADYEGWAPHIAEGGLLVIHDVFPDPADEFTGQAPYRVYLRALESGEFTEISATDSLRVLRRTGTGR, from the coding sequence ATGCCCGCGGCCCCCAAGCCGGAGATCCTCGCCGCCTTCGAGGCGGCCAAGGGGTTCATGCCCGTAGGCGAGGGGCTCGCCCTGTACGAGGCGGCCGTCGAGGCGGGCCGCCTAGGACTCCCCCTCCTGGAGGTCGGCACATACTGCGGCCGGTCCACGATCCTGCTCGCCGCAGCGGCACGTGAGGCCGGGGTCACGGCGATCACGGTCGACCACCACCGGGGCAGCGAGGAGCAGCAGCCCGGCTGGGAGTACCACGACCCGTCCACCGTGGACCCCGAGGTGGGCCGCATGGACACCCTGCCCACCTTCCGCCGCACGCTGCACAAGGCGGGTCTGGAGGACCACGTCGTCGCCGTCGTGGGCCGCTCCCCCCAGGTCGCCGCGTTCTGGGGGACCCCGCTTGCCTTCGTCTTCGTCGACGGCGGCCACACCGACGAACACGCCACCGCCGACTACGAGGGCTGGGCCCCGCACATCGCCGAGGGCGGCCTCCTCGTCATCCACGACGTCTTCCCCGACCCGGCCGACGAGTTCACCGGCCAGGCCCCGTACCGCGTCTATCTGCGGGCGCTGGAGTCCGGCGAGTTCACGGAGATCTCGGCGACGGACTCGCTGCGGGTGCTGCGGCGCACCGGGACGGGTCGCTAG
- a CDS encoding beta-ketoacyl-[acyl-carrier-protein] synthase family protein: protein MTPAPAKPPIAVTGLGLVTPGGAGAEATWEAVRAGRSLAARHPALDGLPVDFSCRLPLREEDIDHAVGRKSWRMGRFARLAVLAAREAVRDAGLDPATWPGARVATVIGCGMGGTEKWEEQSARLDRYGPDRVSPLSIPMIIPNLAAGEVSIDLRARGVGLAPSTACASGATAIALARDLLAADLCDIALAGGAEAAISRMSVTGFWRMGALSERTDEIGGASRPFAPDRDGFVMAEGAGVLVLERAADAAARGARPRALLAGCGSTSDAHHPTAPPEGAAGAEAALRTALDEAGLAPYDVDHVNAHGTSTPLNDATEAALIARVLPHRPSVTAAKGVLGHTLGAAGAIEAALTVLTIQHRCVPPIANLQAPAPEFDIDCVTKRAREQDVRTAVSHAFGFGGHNVVLAFVAS, encoded by the coding sequence ATGACCCCGGCCCCGGCGAAGCCGCCGATCGCCGTCACCGGCCTGGGTCTGGTCACTCCGGGCGGCGCAGGGGCCGAGGCCACCTGGGAGGCGGTCCGCGCGGGACGCTCGCTCGCCGCCCGCCACCCGGCCCTGGACGGTCTGCCCGTGGACTTCTCCTGCCGGCTCCCGCTGCGGGAGGAGGACATCGACCACGCCGTCGGCCGCAAGTCCTGGCGCATGGGCCGGTTCGCCAGGCTCGCCGTCCTCGCCGCCCGTGAGGCGGTGCGCGACGCGGGCCTGGACCCCGCGACCTGGCCGGGGGCACGCGTGGCCACGGTGATCGGCTGCGGCATGGGCGGCACCGAGAAGTGGGAGGAGCAGAGCGCGCGGCTCGACCGGTACGGCCCCGACCGGGTCTCGCCCCTCTCCATCCCCATGATCATTCCGAATCTGGCCGCCGGCGAGGTCTCCATCGACCTGCGCGCCCGGGGCGTCGGCCTCGCACCCTCCACCGCCTGCGCCTCCGGAGCCACCGCGATCGCCCTGGCCCGCGATCTGCTCGCCGCCGACCTGTGCGACATCGCGCTGGCGGGCGGTGCCGAAGCCGCCATCAGCCGCATGAGTGTGACGGGCTTCTGGCGTATGGGCGCCCTGTCCGAGCGGACCGACGAGATCGGAGGGGCGTCCCGCCCGTTCGCCCCCGACCGCGACGGCTTCGTCATGGCCGAGGGCGCCGGCGTCCTGGTCCTGGAACGCGCCGCGGACGCCGCCGCCCGGGGCGCCCGCCCCCGCGCCCTGCTCGCCGGGTGCGGCAGCACCTCCGACGCCCACCACCCCACCGCTCCGCCGGAGGGCGCCGCCGGTGCGGAGGCGGCCCTGCGCACCGCCCTCGACGAGGCGGGCCTCGCCCCGTACGACGTGGACCACGTCAACGCGCACGGCACGTCCACCCCGCTCAACGACGCGACCGAGGCCGCGCTCATCGCCCGTGTCCTGCCGCACCGGCCCAGTGTCACCGCGGCCAAGGGGGTGCTCGGACATACCCTCGGCGCCGCCGGCGCCATCGAGGCGGCCCTCACCGTGCTGACCATCCAGCACCGGTGTGTGCCACCGATCGCGAACCTTCAGGCGCCCGCGCCCGAGTTCGACATCGACTGCGTCACGAAGCGGGCGCGTGAACAGGACGTACGCACCGCCGTCAGCCACGCTTTCGGGTTCGGCGGGCACAACGTGGTGCTGGCTTTTGTCGCGTCATGA
- a CDS encoding 3-oxoacyl-ACP synthase III family protein, with protein sequence MASLTEPRHSTIRRVAVHVPEGRQSGTEIEDEIRSRNPGLHLRPGLLRQMYGFEERRVAPADAWPSDLAAAAARRLLDECGLGPEAVDLLVFASASEDLEEPATAHVVADQLGVTAPVFDVKNACNGVLNAVEIADALIRAGRYRRVLIVTGERGSALSRLPVRDRDELALRLPAFTLGDLGAALLLEASDRAGLLGIRSFANSAGWRAATVTNPYFSPGASVTALRFDSQALAASFTGMEKEAMDALREWGREPGELDLVCVHQPSVPFTHAILDSTGIARDRAMVTFPRYGNVATGSLPLQLVEAAEKDRLHPGDLVAFIGLASGASAGLLLMEWHPDPA encoded by the coding sequence TTGGCTTCGCTGACAGAGCCCCGCCACAGCACGATCCGCCGGGTCGCCGTCCATGTGCCCGAAGGCCGTCAGTCCGGCACGGAGATCGAGGACGAGATTCGGTCCCGGAACCCCGGTCTCCACCTGCGGCCCGGGCTGCTGCGGCAGATGTACGGCTTCGAGGAGCGCCGCGTGGCGCCCGCCGACGCCTGGCCCTCCGACCTGGCGGCGGCTGCCGCCCGGCGTCTCCTCGACGAGTGCGGCCTCGGCCCCGAAGCCGTGGACCTGCTCGTCTTCGCCTCCGCGAGCGAGGACCTGGAGGAGCCCGCCACCGCCCATGTCGTGGCCGACCAACTTGGCGTCACCGCACCGGTGTTCGATGTCAAAAACGCCTGCAACGGCGTCCTCAACGCTGTGGAGATCGCCGACGCGCTGATCAGGGCGGGCCGTTACCGCCGTGTGCTCATCGTCACCGGCGAGCGGGGCAGCGCGCTCTCCCGCCTCCCGGTACGCGACCGCGACGAACTCGCCCTGCGGCTACCCGCCTTCACCCTCGGCGACCTGGGGGCCGCGCTGCTGCTGGAGGCGAGCGACCGCGCCGGGCTGCTCGGCATCCGCTCCTTCGCCAACTCGGCCGGCTGGCGGGCGGCCACGGTCACCAACCCGTACTTCTCACCGGGTGCTTCGGTGACCGCCCTCCGCTTCGACTCCCAGGCCCTGGCCGCCTCGTTCACGGGGATGGAGAAGGAGGCCATGGACGCGCTGCGCGAGTGGGGCCGCGAACCCGGCGAACTCGATCTCGTCTGCGTGCACCAGCCGTCGGTCCCCTTCACCCACGCCATCCTGGACTCCACCGGCATCGCCCGCGACAGGGCCATGGTCACTTTCCCCCGCTACGGCAATGTCGCCACCGGAAGTCTGCCCCTGCAACTCGTCGAGGCCGCCGAGAAGGACAGGCTGCACCCCGGTGACCTGGTGGCCTTCATCGGTCTCGCCAGCGGAGCCTCCGCCGGACTGCTCCTCATGGAGTGGCACCCCGACCCCGCCTGA